The Alicyclobacillus vulcanalis region GGAAACGGCTCAAGGCCACGTCTACATCGGTGTGTGTATAGACACCGCGTGTTCGCTCGGCTTTTGCGCAGAACACGCCGCTGCGGCCGCCATGGTCACCGCCGGGGAACATCGCGTGGTCCGCATGGTGGCGGTGGGCGCGAACGGGGCCGTTCTGCCACCTTGCGGGCGGTGCCGTGAACTGATTCGTCTGCTTCATCCTGGAAATCTCGAAACCGAGGTCATGGTCGCGCCAGGCGCAGTGGTGAAGCTCG contains the following coding sequences:
- a CDS encoding cytidine deaminase family protein is translated as MTFEELIEKARSVHGFRQLSPEATAGSVSAALETAQGHVYIGVCIDTACSLGFCAEHAAAAAMVTAGEHRVVRMVAVGANGAVLPPCGRCRELIRLLHPGNLETEVMVAPGAVVKLAELLPFDWRS